The Gossypium hirsutum isolate 1008001.06 chromosome D02, Gossypium_hirsutum_v2.1, whole genome shotgun sequence region TAGACCAGTAAACTTCTGGTTACTATTCACATGATTCAATGATACTAATGTGAACTTTTGGTTTACCATCTCATATTATTTAACCATACTAATATATACATTGTAACAATTAGAGGAAAAGACCATAGTTTTTCAATGCAAAATTCTTACTCAATATAATAGATTTAATTATTTGTCTCCTCATCCAcaatttcaatataatatttgTTACAACGTATATCCTTTTAAAACCTGATAATTTATTTGAGACTAACTAGATTATATATAGTGCATTAATTATCACTTTGTTCTTTGAATAACAATGTATTAACTCTTCTGGAGCattgaattaattttgttttataaaagATTAACGTGTTCCATTATCACATTAAATACAGGGTAACCATATATTAATTTTTCTAGagctttaaattaattttgtgcCACCAAAGATGGGTTTGTTCATTACCAAACAAAAGATATGCTTCATACCTCAAGATAGTATGTACTGTTGTACTGTCTATGAGACATATGTTTCCTTTCCTTtaagaaatattaattaaataataaatttatcaagTGTACGACAGGTAAATAACTAACTACTTTTCATAAATTATCTTTTCTTTGAAGGGTGGTATTGAGAACTCTAATTGTTCTCTTATTTGTCTATTTCTTTCCACTTCTAGTGGCCAAAAGTAATTATTACTTATAAGATATCCAAGAATCAAGTAATGAGTACTGTCACAAttcacaatgcctagaactacttaTAGTCTCTTCCCaatccataaataagaggataatgcacttcagcacACTCAAACCAACATactcctgcattgacaacaatacccatactaatcgagttaagacttaATCGGTAAAACTTAAGTATCATTGGGTGACTGACGATGTTGCTTGTTCTTCCATAACACAATGATTTGGTGCATTAATATTAGTATCATCTCACCCTCAAAAACGTataaataatgactaaattatttCAAGCCTCCTCATTAATGGTAAGACATTACAGCACAGATATGATATTTTACCTTATCTACGAAGGAACAAAAAGAAAGATGACAACCATATCCCACTCAATTACCATTTAAATGCTTTGTTAAATATGGAAATCACAATAGAATAACTAAAGGAGCAACTGGATTCAGTGTTGAGAGAAGGAAAAATGAGTGGCTTGATGGAGCTTGTGATTCTTGTCGCGTGTTGTTTCTTCCTCGTAACTTTAATCAAGTTCCTTTACGATTATCTGTGGATACCTCTGCGTATACAGCATATACTGAATTCACAGGGAATCAAAGGACCTCCTATCAGATTCATCCATGGCAACAACAAGGAAATTGCCAAAATGAAACAAGAAGCATTAGGCAAACCTGTGGCCTGGACAGATGATTTATTTCCCAGACTACAGCCACATATTTACAGCTGGATCAACAGATATGGTAAGATCCATGCTGTTTTTTTTCACTAAGATTTATAACTCGTAGTTCTATGAAAGAttgatcctttttctttttatgtgaTTAGGGAAGAATTTTGTTTATTGGGACGGTGCTCGAGCTGAATTGGTGATTTCTGAGCCTGAACTAGTTAAAGAGGTTttgaaaaatagtgaaaatatttttcaaaaagtgAAGCTTCCAGAAATTAGTAGGAAGCTCATGGGGAATGGGCTTGCGTTCACTGAGGGGGAAAAATGGGCAAAGTATCGAAAGCTAGCCAATCACACTTTCCATGGGGAAAGCCTAAAGGTAAATCCTCCAAATATATAAACTTGGTGTAATTAATTTACGAGAATTATACACACACTacaatattttagtaaaattttgtaTTGTTTGCTAGGGATGAGTTTCTCATCGAAGTTGATAAGTATcgtgaaaaaatatttttcaaaagtttgattATGTTTACCACATAAAAtgttagatataaattaaaaaaagtaatttcatTGAAAGcattattccaaaaaaaaaatatatatatatatatataaattttttttggctttCTAGCTTAGAATAAAATCTAATTTGAATTCATGCATGGTTTTGTGTTGAAAAGTGTTTTCCATCGCTACTACTTACATATTGGAGGATTCTTTGGACAGAACATGACTCCAGCAATGATTGCTAGTGTTGAAACAATGCTAGAAAAGTGGAATGGCCAAGAAGGCCAGGAGATTGAAGTGTTTCAAGAATTTAGATTACTGACTTCAGAAGTGATTTCCAAAACAGCATTTGGTAGCAGTTACTTGGAGGGGGAGAAGATTTTTGCCCTGCTGTACAAGTTGAAAATACTTGTTAGTCGAAATATGTCCAAGACTACAATTCCTTTCATCAAGTATGTTCCCTATAACCTTAGTTAATCCCAAGTTTTTCCTTTATTTCAATTAGCTTTTGAATGCAAATTTTGGACTTTTATTCCCCATAGCTTTGGTTTTCTCCTTATATATAGCTTACCATAGTTTGCTTTTCCAGCAAGCTATGGAAATCTGCTGATTTGCTAGAGTCTGAAAAACTTGCAAAAGGAATACAAGATTGTGTAATGAAGATTGTTAAGAAAAGAGAAGACCAAGTTGTGAATGGAGAAGCTGATAGCTTCGGCAATGATTTTCTTGGATTACTTGTAAATGCCTATCATGATTTGGATCAGAAAAATAGGCTTTCATTGCAAGACCTGGTAGATGAATGCAAAACTTTCTACATTTCCGGACAAGAAACTGTTAATTCCCTACTGGGATGGATAGTCTTGCATTTGGCAATCTATGGAGATTGGCAAGAAAAAGCAAGAAGGGAGGTGATTGACATTTTTGGTAACCAAAATCCTCATCTCGAAGGCATCACCAAACTTAAAACAGTAAGCAAACTATCTAACCAAGATATTAAATAGCCATCACAACATGATGTAATCTAACATATTTTCTATTTTGCAAACTGATGACCATGATCATCAATGAAACTCTAAGATTGTATGGTCCGTCAAATGGCTTGGCAAGAACAGTTGCAAGAGAAGTACAGTTGGGAAAGTTAGTCTTGCCTGCTAAATTAGATATTCTGCCTCTAAATATTGGACTTCACCGTGACCCTCACTTATGGGGGATAATGTGCATCTTTTTAAACCAGAGAGATTTGCCGACGGGATTGCCAAAGCTACCAATTACACCGCGGCTGCATTTTTGCCCTTCGGATTGGGTCCTCGATCTTGTGTTGGTATGACATTTGCAACAATAGAAACCAAGATTGCTCTCTCCATGATTCTACAACGTTACACCATTACTCTTTCCCCTGCCTATGTCCACTCTCCAATACTTATTCTCACCGTTCGACCACGACATGGAATTCAAGTAATAATTGAACCGCTACGTAcataataatttttgaattacATAGCTATTAAGAGATGACAATTAATATATACCCCTTCTCTATTCCTAAGCTATTCCCACCTTTATATATAATGATATGCAAGTAGCTACCGATTTCCCATATGGTAAAACATGCAATCAATAAAAAAGAATGTGTTAAGGCAAGTTTTAGGAGTAGTGACTCGAGATGTGCTTGTTACACTTGGCACTACGCAAGCCACAAAATTTTCCTTATTTGTTGGTAATTTTGACcaaaatattttgattatttgcTTGCATCTTTTTGAGAATATTGTTTAGATAATCTCCTGTTTAAAGAAGAgattgaatcaaataaaattactttTCAAGGATTATTATATGGCCTACTTACCTTATATACTAAGATATGCAATCCAAGAAGATTTGGACTaactttatgatattttatatccTTATATTAATGATAATTGATTTGATGAGATTTTGATAAATCAAGATGAATTAAAAGTTACTTTGTGAAGGTGAGTTTGTGCTTTAAATATGGAAGGCTTGTTCAACCTtgataaatgttttatcattGAGGTAGACTTTTTTGAAGTAGTTGTCAAAGTGCCAATGGTAGTGTCCTTCGTATCTAGCACTGCAACAAGCAACAAAACTTgtcatttttggtgttaaaaaTCTTTTCCACAAAATCAATTGGGCAATGACTTGTGGACGTGTGCTGGTACTGTTAGTTCAAAACTTCGGTAAGGAAAATCTTGAACACACGATCGAaactcgaacagaaaaagaagaaataggacaggctccaaggcgtgtatcaagccactatctttaaggttatattcgcctcCACCTAccttcggtgtgcaaatgagttccaagcaaattaacctcgaggaaacaatgaagccaatgactatttgcgttttgcactgacaagaatagtccactatgcactgagcaatgtataacaaaaaactcaatttctacggcaatactttatagaataatctaataatattagaaaatgaaggaaggaaagaaagaatattagaatttgttgatatgatttccaaatgaaatcccattcctatttataggaattttcatgtttcttcatagagacatctttcaataggaatctttatgaataaataaataataataattattcatttaattttgtaactattcaaaaaatattttttgaatagttataattctttttttaaaaaatcaaatgatataacttttgaccaatgaccaaaagatttatcttttgattaattacacccattcatttatagttattgggatactataaatatttgaaattgttcCAACAGGTACACGATTTACAAATTGATTTTCAtgatatttgaatgtatttgaaaatgtttacaaattggtacCAAAGATGAGAAAGGATCGAATTGtaaaatgatgtttagaaatgtgtaTTGAGCCCGAATGAACATATGAtagatacaattggcatgccaatagggttatttCACACGCTGTATGGGTTTGATATGTGATGAGATAATGATGTACTGATCACACTGATTGTATCGAAATTTAGCATTTATTGCGGATTATTAAGTTATAGTTACAGTGATTCAGGTGTATTTTAGGGGGGGAGGATGTGTAGCCTATAAGCTTGGCACTCAGTGCCCAGGTGTGTTTCTGGAGGGATGTATAGCTACAGGCTTGGCACTTAGTGCCCAAGTGTGTTCATGGATGGTATGGCTCGTTTGAGCAACCATATGTGTTTTAGGTGGTTACCCATGTATTCGTATTTGTTCATTATAGTTCATCAAGTTAATGGTTTTTATAA contains the following coding sequences:
- the LOC107933068 gene encoding cytochrome P450 CYP749A22-like, whose product is MTPAMIASVETMLEKWNGQEGQEIEVFQEFRLLTSEVISKTAFGSSYLEGEKIFALLYKLKILVSRNMSKTTIPFINKLWKSADLLESEKLAKGIQDCVMKIVKKREDQVVNGEADSFGNDFLGLLVNAYHDLDQKNRLSLQDLVDECKTFYISGQETVNSLLGWIVLHLAIYGDWQEKARREVIDIFDCMVRQMAWQEQLQEKYSWEKRFADGIAKATNYTAAAFLPFGLGPRSCVGMTFATIETKIALSMILQRYTITLSPAYVHSPILILTVRPRHGIQVIIEPLRT